One part of the Coturnix japonica isolate 7356 chromosome 22, Coturnix japonica 2.1, whole genome shotgun sequence genome encodes these proteins:
- the ANK1 gene encoding ankyrin-1 isoform X7 has protein sequence MAARKGKSGPDVAADAATSFLRAARSGNLDKALDHLRNGVDINTCNQNGLNALHLASKEGHAKMVVELLHKEIVLETTTKKGNTALHIAALAGQQDVVRELVNYGANVNAQSQKGFTPLYMAAQENHLEVVKFLLENGANQNVATEDGFTPLAVALQQGHENVVAHLINYGTKGKVRLPALHIAARNDDTRTAAVLLQNDPNADVLSKTGFTPLHIAAHYENLSVAQLLLNRGASVNFTPQNGITPLHIASRRGNIIMVRLLLDRGAQIETRTKDELTPLHCAARNGHVRIAEILLDHGAPIQAKTKNGLSPIHMAAQGDHLDCVRLLLQYSAEIDDITLDHLTPLHVAAHCGHHRVAKLLVEKGAKPNSRALNGFTPLHIACKKNHIRVMELLLKTGASIDAVTESGLTPLHVAAFMGHLPIVKTLLQRGASPNVSNVKVETPLHMAARAGHMDVAKYLLQNKAKVNAKAKDDQTPLHCAARIGHTSMVQLLLENNANPNLATTAGHMPLHITAREGHVDTALALLEKGASQTCMTKKGFTPLHVAAKYGKVDVAELLLAHDAHPNAAGKNGLTPLHVAVHHNNLEIVKLLLPKGSSPHSSAWNGYTPLHIAAKQNQMEVASSLLQYGASANAESVQGVTPLHLASQEGHTDMVALLFSKQANGNLGNKSGLTPLHLVAQEGHVPVADVLLKHGVAVDATTRMGYTALHIASHYGNIKLVKFLLQHQADVNAKTKLGYTPLHQAAQQGHTDVVTLLLKHGASPNEISTNGTTPLAIAKRLGYISVTDVLKIVTEETSIPPVSDKYRMSFPETVDEILDVSEDEGTAHVTVMEEELMAPKPRTPEPREQEGKREVLEFVTVTTLEQTEESAAVPQVPCVPPETVVTRAEEPEPMGTVETEVEQGSLLHAPSVSPQEPSKEFDEDSLIPSSPATETSDNISPVASPVHTGFLVSFMVDARGGSMRGSRHHGLRVIIPPRACAAPTRITCRLVKPQKLPAPPPLAEEEGLASRIIALGPAGAQFLSPVIVEIPHFASYGRGDRELVVLRSENGSVWKEHRNRYEESYMDQLLNGMDEELESQEELEKKRVCRIITTDFPLYFVVMSRICQDCDMIGPEGGCLKSTLVPMVQATFPDTAVTKKVRLALQAQPVPDELVTKLLGNQATFSPIVTVEPRRRKFHRPIGLRIPLPPSWKDNPRDSGEGDTTSLRLLCSVIGGTAQAQWEDITGTTKLVYEKECANFTTNVSARFWLADCPRTAEAVHFATVLYKELTAVPYMAKFVVFAKMNDGREGRLRCYCMTDDKVDKTLEQHENFTEVARSRDIEVVEGMPLHVELSGNLVPIKKATQSRTFLFQSFQENRLAIPFKVRDSSREASGSLSFLRKAMKYEDLQHVLCHLNISIPPCTKGSSTEERRRTLTPLSLRERYSILSESSFGSLSSTDRADQKMIDIAEQLGLSWAELARELQFGVDDINRIRVENPNSLLEQSIALLNLWVSREGKGVKIENLYTALRNIDRSEIVSTLQGPGRQSRSMKGSWRYTDRDYSLSPSQMNGYASLQDELLSPASLHYMLPSPLRADQYWNEVAIMDAIPMAATEQDALMEMSDMQVWSSGLTPSLVTAEDSSLECSKAEDSDATSEGRFPGQLLTDAHGPDHMGSMDLVEDDTVDSDAMNGLIELLEQEEGQRPERKMPARDHQLGTGEQNPESEVSFVSVQQKVQARIVASPTVSHTVERSADRLRDWNAEGSFISCLQDLTEGSWQEGVTRRLGPAHTAAAGAQGQEQEQVLVPDVELMRVSSTEDSDWQPQHPAGSWPEEPDSHSFGQGNEVLHLPGEHVTEEQFTDEQGNIITKKVIRKVVRHLGPDGTDDRQEHEDVILEGSLQEPQDLEAEADHFMYSILQRDGLGAKEEVQVRVPKLEVSGSRMGAQIVKRASLKRGKH, from the exons ATGGCAGCACGAAAGGGCAAGTCTGGTCCAGACGTGGCT gctGATGCTGCAACCAGCTTCCTGAGAGCTGCAAGATCTGGGAATCTGGACAAAGCCTTGGATCATCTCAGGAATGGGGTAGATATTAACACCTGTAACCAG AATGGGCTGAACGCGTTGCACCTGGCCTCCAAGGAGGGCCACGCAAAAATGGTGGTGGAGCTTCTGCACAAGGAGATTGTCTTGGAGACCACAACAAAG AAGgggaacacagccctgcacatcGCTGCCCTCGCTGGACAGCAGGACGTGGTCCGGGAACTGGTGAACTATGGGGCCAATGTTAACGCTCAGTCACAG AAGGGCTTCACTCCGCTCTACATGGCAGCCCAAGAAAACCACCTGGAGGTTGTGAAGTTTCTCCTGGAGAATGGAGCCAACCAGAATGTAGCCACAGAG GATGGCTTCACACCACTAGCTGTGGCTCTGCAGCAAGGTCATGAGAATGTGGTTGCTCACCTTATCAACTATGGGACAAAGGGTAAGGTCCGCCTGCCCGCCTTGCACATTGCAGCTCGCAACGATGACACCCGCACAGCTGCGGTGCTGCTGCAGAATGACCCCAATGCTGATGTTCTCTCCAAG ACTGGATTTACGCCCTTGCACATTGCAGCCCACTATGAGAATCTCAGTGTGGCCCAACTATTGCTGAATCGTGGAGCCAGTGTCAACTTCACACCCCAG AATGGGATCACTCCTTTGCACATAGCCTCCCGTCGAGGCAACATCATCATGGTGCGGCTGCTGCTGGACCGTGGGGCCCAGATAGAGACAAGGACCAAG gATGAATTGACGCCTCTCCACTGTGCAGCTCGCAACGGGCATGTGCGAATTGCAGAGATCCTACTGGACCACGGTGCTCCCATTCAAGCCAAAACAAAG AACGGTCTGTCACCAATCCACATGGCAGCGCAGGGTGACCACCTGGACTGTGTGCGCCTGCTCCTGCAGTACAGTGCTGAGATAGACGACATCACCCTGGACCACTTGACACCTCTGCATGTGGCCGCACACTGTGGCCACCACCGTGTGGCCAAGCTGCTGGTGGAGAAGGGAGCCAAGCCCAACTCCAGAGCCCTG AATGGCTTCACGCCTCTCCACATCGCCTGCAAGAAGAACCACATTCGGGTGATGGAGTTGCTTCTGAAGACAGGAGCCTCCATTGATGCCGTCACTGAG TCTGGCCTGACCCCCTTGCATGTGGCTGCCTTCATGGGGCACTTGCCCATTGTCAAAACCCTGCTGCAGCGTGGAGCATCTCCTAATGTGTCCAACGTG AAAGTGGAGACTCCCCTGCACATGGCAGCCAGAGCTGGGCACATGGATGTGGCCAAGTATCTGTTGCAGAACAAAGCCAAAGTCAACGCCAAGGCCAAG GATGACCAAACtcctctgcactgtgctgcacgCATTGGCCACACCAGCATGGTCCAACTCCTGCTGGAGAACAATGCCAACCCCAACCTGGCCACCACAGCTGGGCACATGCCTCTGCACATCACTGCCAGAGAGGGGCATGTAGACACAGCCTTGGCCCTGCTAGAGAAGGGAGCCTCTCAGACCTGTATGACCAAG AAAGGATTTACCCCTCTCCACGTTGCAGCCAAGTATGGGAAGGTGGatgtggcagagctgctgctggcgcATGATGCTCACCCCAACGCAGCAGGGAAG AATGGCCTGACCCCACTGCACGTAGCTGTGCACCACAACAACCTGGAGATCGTCAAGCTTCTGCTTCCCAAGGGGAGCTCtccacacagctcagcctgg AACGGGTACACCCCTCTGCACATTGCTGCCAAGCAGAACCAGATGGAGGTGGCCAGCAGCTTGCTGCAGTACGGTGCTTCTGCAAATGCAGAGTCTGTTCAGGGAGTCACCCCTCTGCACCTGGCTTCTCAGGAGGGGCATACAGACATGGTAGCACTGCTTTTCTCCAAGCAAGCCAATGGAAACTTAGGCAACAAG AGTGGCCTGACTCCTCTCCATCTCGTGGCCCAAGAGGGACACGTACCCGTTGCTGATGTTCTGCTGAAACATGGAGTCGCAGTGGATGCAACAACCAGG ATGGGCTACACTGCACTACATATAGCCAGCCACTATGGGAACATCAAATTGGTGAAgtttctgctgcagcaccaggctgaTGTCAATGCTAAGACTAAG CTGGGCTACACCCCCCTGCACCAGGCGGCACAGCAGGGCCACACAGACGTGGTGACCCTCCTGCTGAAGCATGGGGCCTCTCCCAACGAGATCAGCACA AATGGCACCACTCCTCTGGCCATCGCGAAGCGCCTCGGTTACATTTCTGTCACAGATGTGCTCAAGATTGTCACAGAGGAGACCAGCATCCCA CCAGTCAGTGACAAGTACCGCATGAGCTTCCCAGAGACTGTGGATGAGATTCTGGATGTGTCGGAGGATGAAG GCACTGCTCATGTCACAGTAATGG AGGAGGAGCTGATGGCACCGAAACCCAGAACACCTGAACccagggagcaggagggcaAGAGGGAGGTGCTGGAATTTGTGACTGTGACAACGCTGGAGCAAAC GGAGGAGTCTGCAGCTGTCCCACAGGTCCCCTGCGTGCCCCCTGAGACCGTGGTGACCAGAGCAGAGGAGCCTGAGCCGATGGGAACTGTGGAGACTGAAGTTGAGCAAGGCAGCCTGCTGCATGCACCCTCAGTGTCCCCGCAGGAG CCCTCCAAGGAGTTCGATGAGGACTCCTTGATTCCCAGCAGCCCAGCCACTGAGACCTCGGACAACATCAGCCCAGTGGCCAGCCCCGTTCACACCGG GTTCCTGGTGAGCTTCATGGTGGACGCACGTGGCGGCTCCATGCGGGGCAGCCGGCACCACGGGCTGCGTGTCATCATCCCACCCCGTGCCTGTGCTGCACCCACCCGCATCACTTGCCGCCTGGTGAAGCCTCAGAAGCTGCCCGCACCCCCACCACTGGCTGAGGAGGAGGGCCTGGCAAGCCGCATCATTGCACTGGGACCCGCTGGCGCCCAGTTCCTCAG CCCTGTCATCGTGGAGATTCCTCACTTTGCCTCCTACGGACGCGGGGACCGTGAGCTGGTGGTGCTGCGCAGTGAGAATGGCTCTGTATGGAAGGAACACCGCAACCGCTACGAGGAGAGCTACATGGACCAACTGCTCAATGGCATGGATGAGG AGCTGGAGAGCCAAGAGgagctggaaaagaagaggGTCTGCCGCATCATCACCACTGACTTTCCTCTCTACTTCGTGGTCATGTCCCGGATTTGCCAGGACTGTGACATGATTGGCCCCGAGGGAGGATGCTTGAAGAGCACACTGGTGCCCATGGTGCAAGCCACCTTCCCAGACACCGCTGTCACCAAGAAAGTGAGGCTGGCTCTGCAG GCACAGCCCGTGCCCGATGAGCTGGTGACCAAGCTGCTGGGGAACCAGGCAACCTTCAGCCCCATCGTCACGGTGGAGCCTCGTCGTAGGAAGTTCCACCGCCCCATTGGCCTCCGCATCCCTCTGCCCCCATCCTGGAAGGACAATCCCCGAGACAGTGGTGAGGGTGACACCACCAGCCTGcgcctgctctgctctgtgataG gagggacagCACAAGCTCAGTGGGAAGACATCACAGGCACCACAAAGCTGGTCTATGAAAAAGAATGCGCTAACTTTACCACCAATGTGTCTGCCAG GTTCTGGCTGGCTGACTGCCCGCGTACTGCTGAGGCTGTGCATTTTGCCACCGTGCTGTACAAGGAGCTGACGGCTGTGCCCTACATGGCCAAATTTGTGGTGTTTGCCAAGATGAATGATGGACGGGAAGGCCGGCTGCGCTGCTACTGCATGACTGATGACAAGGTGGACAAGACTTTGGAGCAGCATGAGAACTTCACTGAGGTGGCCCGCAGCAGGGACATTGAG GTGGTGGAGGGAATGCCTCTGCATGTCGAGCTCTCAGGGAACCTGGTGCCCATCAAGAAGGCCACACAGTCACGCACCTTCCTCTTCCAGTCCTTCCAGGAGAACCGCCTCGCCATCCCTTTCAAG GTCCGGGACAGCAGCCGGGAAGCCAGTGGCTCCCTGTCCTTCCTGCGCAAAGCCATGAAGTATGAGGACTTGCAACATGTGCTCTGCCACCTCAACATCAGCATTCCACCCTGCACCAAG GGAAGCAGCACTGAGGAGCGAAGGAGGACACTGACACCTTTGTCTCTGCGGGAGCGATATAGCATCCTAAGTGAGAGCAGTTTTG gctctctgagcagcacagacagggcAGACCAGAAGATGATTGACATCGCAGAGCAGCTTGGCCTCAGCTGGGCAG AGCTGGCACGTGAGCTGCAGTTTGGGGTGGATGACATCAACAGGATTCGTGTGGAGAACCCTAACTCCTTGCTGGAGCAGAGCATAGCCTTGCTCAACCTCTGGGTCAGCCGTGAGGGCAAGGGTGTCAAGA TTGAGAACCTGTACACGGCGCTGAGGAACATCGACCGCAGCGAGATTGTCAGCACGCTGCAGGGCCCCGGCCGGCAGAGCCGCAGCATGAAGGGCAGCTGGCGCTACACAGACAGGGACTACTCACTCTCGCCCTCCCAGATGAATG GTTACGCTTCGCTGCAGGACGAGCTGCTCTCCCCTGCCTCTTTGCATTATATGCTGCCATCCCCTCTGCGTGCTGACCAGTACTGGAACGAGGTGGCCATCATGGATGCCATCCCCATGGCCGCCACCGAGCAGGACGCCCTGATGGAGATGTCTGACATGCAGGTGTGGTCCTCAGGGCTCACCCCTTCACTGGTGACGGCTGAGGACTCCTCTCTGGAGTGCAGCAAGGCTGAGGACTCGGATGCCACAAGCGAAGGTCGTTTCCCAGGGCAACTTCTGACAGACGCACATGGCCCAGACCACATGGGCTCTATGGACTTAGTTGAGGATGACACAGTGGACTCAGATGCCATGAATGGGCTGATTGAACTGCTAGAGCAGGAGGAGGGGCAGAGGCCAGAGAGGAAGATGCCAGCCAGGGACCACCAGCTGGGGACTGGAGAGCAGAACCCAGAGAGTGAAgtctcttttgtttcagttcaacAGAAGGTACAAGCCAGGATCGTGGCATCACCGACCGTGAGCCACACAGTGGAGAGGAGTGCAGACAG GCTGAGGGACTGGAATGCAGAAGGCTCCTTTATCTCCTGCCTACAGGACCTGACAGAAGGCTCCTGGCAGGAGGGGGTCACCCGACGGCTGGGCCCAGCACACACCGCGGCTGCTGGGGCGCAGGGCCAGGAGCAAGAGCAGGTCCTGGTGCCGGACGTGGAGCTGATGCGGGTCAGCTCCACAGAGGACAGCGactggcagccccagcaccccGCGGGCAGCTGGCCAGAGGAGCCTGACAGCCACAGCTTTGGGCAG GGCAACGAAGTCCTCCATCTCCCTGGGGAGCATGTGACTGAGGAGCAGTTCACAGATGAACAAGGCAATATAATCACCAAGAAG GTCATCCGGAAGGTGGTGCGTCATCTGGGCCCTGATGGCACAGATGACAGGCAGGAGCATGAAGACGTGATCCTGGAGGGTTCCCTACAGGAGCCCCAAGACCTGGAGGCAGAGGCTGATCACTTCATGTACTCCATCCTACAACGAGATGGTCTGGGAGCCAAG GAGGAGGTGCAAGTGCGTGTCCCAAAACTGGAGGTCTCCGGGAGCAGGATGGGGGCTCAGATAGTGAAACGAGCCAGTCTGAAAAGGGGGAAGCATTGA
- the ANK1 gene encoding ankyrin-1 isoform X10, translating into MAAQGDHLDCVRLLLQYSAEIDDITLDHLTPLHVAAHCGHHRVAKLLVEKGAKPNSRALNGFTPLHIACKKNHIRVMELLLKTGASIDAVTESGLTPLHVAAFMGHLPIVKTLLQRGASPNVSNVKVETPLHMAARAGHMDVAKYLLQNKAKVNAKAKDDQTPLHCAARIGHTSMVQLLLENNANPNLATTAGHMPLHITAREGHVDTALALLEKGASQTCMTKKGFTPLHVAAKYGKVDVAELLLAHDAHPNAAGKNGLTPLHVAVHHNNLEIVKLLLPKGSSPHSSAWNGYTPLHIAAKQNQMEVASSLLQYGASANAESVQGVTPLHLASQEGHTDMVALLFSKQANGNLGNKSGLTPLHLVAQEGHVPVADVLLKHGVAVDATTRMGYTALHIASHYGNIKLVKFLLQHQADVNAKTKLGYTPLHQAAQQGHTDVVTLLLKHGASPNEISTNGTTPLAIAKRLGYISVTDVLKIVTEETSIPPVSDKYRMSFPETVDEILDVSEDEGTAHVTVMEEELMAPKPRTPEPREQEGKREVLEFVTVTTLEQTEESAAVPQVPCVPPETVVTRAEEPEPMGTVETEVEQGSLLHAPSVSPQEPSKEFDEDSLIPSSPATETSDNISPVASPVHTGFLVSFMVDARGGSMRGSRHHGLRVIIPPRACAAPTRITCRLVKPQKLPAPPPLAEEEGLASRIIALGPAGAQFLSPVIVEIPHFASYGRGDRELVVLRSENGSVWKEHRNRYEESYMDQLLNGMDEELESQEELEKKRVCRIITTDFPLYFVVMSRICQDCDMIGPEGGCLKSTLVPMVQATFPDTAVTKKVRLALQAQPVPDELVTKLLGNQATFSPIVTVEPRRRKFHRPIGLRIPLPPSWKDNPRDSGEGDTTSLRLLCSVIGGTAQAQWEDITGTTKLVYEKECANFTTNVSARFWLADCPRTAEAVHFATVLYKELTAVPYMAKFVVFAKMNDGREGRLRCYCMTDDKVDKTLEQHENFTEVARSRDIEVVEGMPLHVELSGNLVPIKKATQSRTFLFQSFQENRLAIPFKVRDSSREASGSLSFLRKAMKYEDLQHVLCHLNISIPPCTKGSSTEERRRTLTPLSLRERYSILSESSFGSLSSTDRADQKMIDIAEQLGLSWAELARELQFGVDDINRIRVENPNSLLEQSIALLNLWVSREGKGVKIENLYTALRNIDRSEIVSTLQGPGRQSRSMKGSWRYTDRDYSLSPSQMNGYASLQDELLSPASLHYMLPSPLRADQYWNEVAIMDAIPMAATEQDALMEMSDMQVWSSGLTPSLVTAEDSSLECSKAEDSDATSEGRFPGQLLTDAHGPDHMGSMDLVEDDTVDSDAMNGLIELLEQEEGQRPERKMPARDHQLGTGEQNPESEVSFVSVQQKVQARIVASPTVSHTVERSADRLRDWNAEGSFISCLQDLTEGSWQEGVTRRLGPAHTAAAGAQGQEQEQVLVPDVELMRVSSTEDSDWQPQHPAGSWPEEPDSHSFGQGNEVLHLPGEHVTEEQFTDEQGNIITKKVIRKVVRHLGPDGTDDRQEHEDVILEGSLQEPQDLEAEADHFMYSILQRDGLGAKEEVQVRVPKLEVSGSRMGAQIVKRASLKRGKH; encoded by the exons ATGGCAGCGCAGGGTGACCACCTGGACTGTGTGCGCCTGCTCCTGCAGTACAGTGCTGAGATAGACGACATCACCCTGGACCACTTGACACCTCTGCATGTGGCCGCACACTGTGGCCACCACCGTGTGGCCAAGCTGCTGGTGGAGAAGGGAGCCAAGCCCAACTCCAGAGCCCTG AATGGCTTCACGCCTCTCCACATCGCCTGCAAGAAGAACCACATTCGGGTGATGGAGTTGCTTCTGAAGACAGGAGCCTCCATTGATGCCGTCACTGAG TCTGGCCTGACCCCCTTGCATGTGGCTGCCTTCATGGGGCACTTGCCCATTGTCAAAACCCTGCTGCAGCGTGGAGCATCTCCTAATGTGTCCAACGTG AAAGTGGAGACTCCCCTGCACATGGCAGCCAGAGCTGGGCACATGGATGTGGCCAAGTATCTGTTGCAGAACAAAGCCAAAGTCAACGCCAAGGCCAAG GATGACCAAACtcctctgcactgtgctgcacgCATTGGCCACACCAGCATGGTCCAACTCCTGCTGGAGAACAATGCCAACCCCAACCTGGCCACCACAGCTGGGCACATGCCTCTGCACATCACTGCCAGAGAGGGGCATGTAGACACAGCCTTGGCCCTGCTAGAGAAGGGAGCCTCTCAGACCTGTATGACCAAG AAAGGATTTACCCCTCTCCACGTTGCAGCCAAGTATGGGAAGGTGGatgtggcagagctgctgctggcgcATGATGCTCACCCCAACGCAGCAGGGAAG AATGGCCTGACCCCACTGCACGTAGCTGTGCACCACAACAACCTGGAGATCGTCAAGCTTCTGCTTCCCAAGGGGAGCTCtccacacagctcagcctgg AACGGGTACACCCCTCTGCACATTGCTGCCAAGCAGAACCAGATGGAGGTGGCCAGCAGCTTGCTGCAGTACGGTGCTTCTGCAAATGCAGAGTCTGTTCAGGGAGTCACCCCTCTGCACCTGGCTTCTCAGGAGGGGCATACAGACATGGTAGCACTGCTTTTCTCCAAGCAAGCCAATGGAAACTTAGGCAACAAG AGTGGCCTGACTCCTCTCCATCTCGTGGCCCAAGAGGGACACGTACCCGTTGCTGATGTTCTGCTGAAACATGGAGTCGCAGTGGATGCAACAACCAGG ATGGGCTACACTGCACTACATATAGCCAGCCACTATGGGAACATCAAATTGGTGAAgtttctgctgcagcaccaggctgaTGTCAATGCTAAGACTAAG CTGGGCTACACCCCCCTGCACCAGGCGGCACAGCAGGGCCACACAGACGTGGTGACCCTCCTGCTGAAGCATGGGGCCTCTCCCAACGAGATCAGCACA AATGGCACCACTCCTCTGGCCATCGCGAAGCGCCTCGGTTACATTTCTGTCACAGATGTGCTCAAGATTGTCACAGAGGAGACCAGCATCCCA CCAGTCAGTGACAAGTACCGCATGAGCTTCCCAGAGACTGTGGATGAGATTCTGGATGTGTCGGAGGATGAAG GCACTGCTCATGTCACAGTAATGG AGGAGGAGCTGATGGCACCGAAACCCAGAACACCTGAACccagggagcaggagggcaAGAGGGAGGTGCTGGAATTTGTGACTGTGACAACGCTGGAGCAAAC GGAGGAGTCTGCAGCTGTCCCACAGGTCCCCTGCGTGCCCCCTGAGACCGTGGTGACCAGAGCAGAGGAGCCTGAGCCGATGGGAACTGTGGAGACTGAAGTTGAGCAAGGCAGCCTGCTGCATGCACCCTCAGTGTCCCCGCAGGAG CCCTCCAAGGAGTTCGATGAGGACTCCTTGATTCCCAGCAGCCCAGCCACTGAGACCTCGGACAACATCAGCCCAGTGGCCAGCCCCGTTCACACCGG GTTCCTGGTGAGCTTCATGGTGGACGCACGTGGCGGCTCCATGCGGGGCAGCCGGCACCACGGGCTGCGTGTCATCATCCCACCCCGTGCCTGTGCTGCACCCACCCGCATCACTTGCCGCCTGGTGAAGCCTCAGAAGCTGCCCGCACCCCCACCACTGGCTGAGGAGGAGGGCCTGGCAAGCCGCATCATTGCACTGGGACCCGCTGGCGCCCAGTTCCTCAG CCCTGTCATCGTGGAGATTCCTCACTTTGCCTCCTACGGACGCGGGGACCGTGAGCTGGTGGTGCTGCGCAGTGAGAATGGCTCTGTATGGAAGGAACACCGCAACCGCTACGAGGAGAGCTACATGGACCAACTGCTCAATGGCATGGATGAGG AGCTGGAGAGCCAAGAGgagctggaaaagaagaggGTCTGCCGCATCATCACCACTGACTTTCCTCTCTACTTCGTGGTCATGTCCCGGATTTGCCAGGACTGTGACATGATTGGCCCCGAGGGAGGATGCTTGAAGAGCACACTGGTGCCCATGGTGCAAGCCACCTTCCCAGACACCGCTGTCACCAAGAAAGTGAGGCTGGCTCTGCAG GCACAGCCCGTGCCCGATGAGCTGGTGACCAAGCTGCTGGGGAACCAGGCAACCTTCAGCCCCATCGTCACGGTGGAGCCTCGTCGTAGGAAGTTCCACCGCCCCATTGGCCTCCGCATCCCTCTGCCCCCATCCTGGAAGGACAATCCCCGAGACAGTGGTGAGGGTGACACCACCAGCCTGcgcctgctctgctctgtgataG gagggacagCACAAGCTCAGTGGGAAGACATCACAGGCACCACAAAGCTGGTCTATGAAAAAGAATGCGCTAACTTTACCACCAATGTGTCTGCCAG GTTCTGGCTGGCTGACTGCCCGCGTACTGCTGAGGCTGTGCATTTTGCCACCGTGCTGTACAAGGAGCTGACGGCTGTGCCCTACATGGCCAAATTTGTGGTGTTTGCCAAGATGAATGATGGACGGGAAGGCCGGCTGCGCTGCTACTGCATGACTGATGACAAGGTGGACAAGACTTTGGAGCAGCATGAGAACTTCACTGAGGTGGCCCGCAGCAGGGACATTGAG GTGGTGGAGGGAATGCCTCTGCATGTCGAGCTCTCAGGGAACCTGGTGCCCATCAAGAAGGCCACACAGTCACGCACCTTCCTCTTCCAGTCCTTCCAGGAGAACCGCCTCGCCATCCCTTTCAAG GTCCGGGACAGCAGCCGGGAAGCCAGTGGCTCCCTGTCCTTCCTGCGCAAAGCCATGAAGTATGAGGACTTGCAACATGTGCTCTGCCACCTCAACATCAGCATTCCACCCTGCACCAAG GGAAGCAGCACTGAGGAGCGAAGGAGGACACTGACACCTTTGTCTCTGCGGGAGCGATATAGCATCCTAAGTGAGAGCAGTTTTG gctctctgagcagcacagacagggcAGACCAGAAGATGATTGACATCGCAGAGCAGCTTGGCCTCAGCTGGGCAG AGCTGGCACGTGAGCTGCAGTTTGGGGTGGATGACATCAACAGGATTCGTGTGGAGAACCCTAACTCCTTGCTGGAGCAGAGCATAGCCTTGCTCAACCTCTGGGTCAGCCGTGAGGGCAAGGGTGTCAAGA TTGAGAACCTGTACACGGCGCTGAGGAACATCGACCGCAGCGAGATTGTCAGCACGCTGCAGGGCCCCGGCCGGCAGAGCCGCAGCATGAAGGGCAGCTGGCGCTACACAGACAGGGACTACTCACTCTCGCCCTCCCAGATGAATG GTTACGCTTCGCTGCAGGACGAGCTGCTCTCCCCTGCCTCTTTGCATTATATGCTGCCATCCCCTCTGCGTGCTGACCAGTACTGGAACGAGGTGGCCATCATGGATGCCATCCCCATGGCCGCCACCGAGCAGGACGCCCTGATGGAGATGTCTGACATGCAGGTGTGGTCCTCAGGGCTCACCCCTTCACTGGTGACGGCTGAGGACTCCTCTCTGGAGTGCAGCAAGGCTGAGGACTCGGATGCCACAAGCGAAGGTCGTTTCCCAGGGCAACTTCTGACAGACGCACATGGCCCAGACCACATGGGCTCTATGGACTTAGTTGAGGATGACACAGTGGACTCAGATGCCATGAATGGGCTGATTGAACTGCTAGAGCAGGAGGAGGGGCAGAGGCCAGAGAGGAAGATGCCAGCCAGGGACCACCAGCTGGGGACTGGAGAGCAGAACCCAGAGAGTGAAgtctcttttgtttcagttcaacAGAAGGTACAAGCCAGGATCGTGGCATCACCGACCGTGAGCCACACAGTGGAGAGGAGTGCAGACAG GCTGAGGGACTGGAATGCAGAAGGCTCCTTTATCTCCTGCCTACAGGACCTGACAGAAGGCTCCTGGCAGGAGGGGGTCACCCGACGGCTGGGCCCAGCACACACCGCGGCTGCTGGGGCGCAGGGCCAGGAGCAAGAGCAGGTCCTGGTGCCGGACGTGGAGCTGATGCGGGTCAGCTCCACAGAGGACAGCGactggcagccccagcaccccGCGGGCAGCTGGCCAGAGGAGCCTGACAGCCACAGCTTTGGGCAG GGCAACGAAGTCCTCCATCTCCCTGGGGAGCATGTGACTGAGGAGCAGTTCACAGATGAACAAGGCAATATAATCACCAAGAAG GTCATCCGGAAGGTGGTGCGTCATCTGGGCCCTGATGGCACAGATGACAGGCAGGAGCATGAAGACGTGATCCTGGAGGGTTCCCTACAGGAGCCCCAAGACCTGGAGGCAGAGGCTGATCACTTCATGTACTCCATCCTACAACGAGATGGTCTGGGAGCCAAG GAGGAGGTGCAAGTGCGTGTCCCAAAACTGGAGGTCTCCGGGAGCAGGATGGGGGCTCAGATAGTGAAACGAGCCAGTCTGAAAAGGGGGAAGCATTGA